A portion of the Daphnia magna isolate NIES linkage group LG4, ASM2063170v1.1, whole genome shotgun sequence genome contains these proteins:
- the LOC123471540 gene encoding LOW QUALITY PROTEIN: uncharacterized protein LOC123471540 (The sequence of the model RefSeq protein was modified relative to this genomic sequence to represent the inferred CDS: inserted 1 base in 1 codon) codes for MPFGEVMYRCNAHYCFSSVFRNRVVGLVVTLALMQLFLFSFYLNGLHSQVVVTTNTGSSSNSPVSSSEQQDGHYQPLELAAVVQQAVGPRHADNPTVVVAGAGSAATVVGADFNLGQRSAPVGQEVDRPDEEFLNPSISKAKAAMGDVAKKALDHLMTNKKPAMDLMAMAAKKLSADPNDPTMAKLGLNLLANAFNNMKNQRGPAQLKPQQQQQQPTNEVTGRQQQAVANSNEPASSSAVNDVEDQSKSQYANLAQMGLQMLTNGLADPSSIAANKGSSPDMRMLEMASQLMWQSAKLSKAGFDPQMAKSALGLLKGAVASQKLDPKLILGLATKMMTMQQQLQQQQQPSSVSGETNGGGFNLLSQLLSNGQLASALLNAGAAAAQPAVSADQSNAIYRNYVKVTSRKLPTLKSKMSSPYSIPSGKVVVDIGFQFTMEAVDTCRSNATYLIMAISSAAHTEERQAARDTWIKDLHQLVGGKVDVVFIIGQTANVTLHRAIEEEATTHRDLIQTNVQEPIENGVFKTLAGLVWIDRHCPEIEQILKIDDDVYVSAATMLKAMEKGKARPTITGSLIDSMNPHTTSDERHKTTKKAWPLKEFPRFVLGGAYLMGRPAVPRLLAAAQVXPVLPLEDVYVTGLCAVGGKVELIPKKSLFEEEISEELETCTFEDFASWRSTGAADVKQTWNFAQAMKRSGEICITTNKCARTFMGICIPSSS; via the exons ATGCCTTTCGGTGAAGTCATGTATCGCTGCAACGCGCATTATTGTTTCAGCAGCGTGTTCCGCAATCGCGTCGTCGGACTGGTCGTCACGCTGGCGCTCATGCAActctttctcttctccttCTACCTCAACGGCCTGCACAGTCAAGTGGTCGTCACGACCAATACGGGtagcagcagcaacagtcCCGTTTCGTCATCGGAGCAACAGGATGGACATTATCAGCCGTTAGAATTGGCTGCTGTCGTCCAACAGGCTGTTGGCCCGCGACACGCAGACAACCCTACAGTAGTAGTGGCAGGCGCCGGGAGCGCGGCTACGGTCGTGGGGGCTGACTTTAACCTTGGCCAACGGTCAGCGCCAGTAGGTCAAGAGGTGGATCGGCCAGACGAAGAATTCCTCAATCCGTCCATCAGCAAAGCCAAGGCCGCCATGGGAGACGTTGCTAAGAAAGCTCTTGATCACCTGATGACGAACAAAAAACCAGCCATGGATTTAATGGCCATGGCTGCCAAGAAGCTATCAGCCGACCCTAACGACCCAACGATGGCGAAACTTGGTCTTAATCTGTTGGCTAATGCTTTTAACAACATGAAAAACCAACGGGGACCAGCCCAGCTAAAgccacaacaacagcaacagcagccaacGAATGAAGTGACGGGTCGCCAGCAACAAGCTGTCGCCAACAGTAATGAGCCAGCCTCGTCATCAGCCGTTAACGATGTCGAGGATCAATCCAAATCCCAATACGCCAATCTAGCGCAAATGGGATTACAAATGCTAACCAACGGTCTGGCCGATCCTTCGTCGATTGCAGCTAATAAGGGATCCAGTCCGGACATGCGCATGCTGGAAATGGCTTCTCAATTGATGTGGCAGAGCGCCAAACTATCGAAAGCCGGATTCGACCCTCAAATGGCCAAATCGGCCTTGGGTTTGCTTAAAGGCGCTGTGGCTAGTCAAAAACTCGATCCCAAGCTCATTCTCGGCCTGGCTACCAAGATGATGACAATGCAACAACAActgcaacagcaacaacaaccatCGTCTGTTTCCGGCGAAACTAATGGCGGTGGCTTCAACTTGTTGAGCCAATTGTTGTCCAACGGCCAGCTGGCGTCGGCGCTGCTCAACGCCGGAGCTGCTGCCGCTCAGCCGGCAGTTTCGGCCGACCAATCCAATGCGATTTATCGCAATTATGTCAAGGTGACCAGCAGAAAATTGCCGACGCTCAAATCGAAGATGTCGTCACCTTATTCCATCCCGTCTGGCAAAGTTGTCGTCGACATTGGATTTCAGTTCACGATGGAAGCGGTGGACACGTGCCGCTCCAACGCCACCTACCTGATTATGGCCATTTCATCGGCTGCGCACACTGAAGAACGACAGGCGGCTCGCGACACGTGGATCAAAGATTTGCATCAGCTGGTCGGCGGCAAAGTCGACGTTGTTTTCATAATTGGCCAAACGGCGAACGTCACTCTGCATCGGGCCATCGAAGAGGAGGCAACCACCCACCGGGACTTGATCCAGACCAACGTGCAAGAGCCAATAGAGAATGGCGTTTTCAAAACTTTGGCCGGGCTCGTCTGGATCGACCGCCACTGTCCGGAAATTGAGCAAATCCTCAAGATCGATGATGACGTCTACGTCAGCGCAGCAACAATGCTCAAGGCGATGGAGAAGGGCAAAGCGAGGCCCACCATTACCGGTAGCTTGATCGACAGCATGAATCCACACACGACATCAG ACGAGAGACATAAAACGACGAAAAAAGCGTGGCCACTCAAAGAGTTCCCTCGTTTCGTTCTTGGTGGAGCTTACCTGATGGGCAGGCCAGCAGTGCCTCGTTTATTGGCCGCCGCTCAGG ACCCTGTTCTACCACTCGAAGATGTCTACGTGACCGGGTTGTGCGCCGTCGGTGGCAAAGTGGAGCTTATTCCAAAAAAAAG CCTgtttgaagaagaaattagCGAAGAATTGGAGACTTGTACCTTTGAAGATTTCGCTTCGTGGCGCTCGACTGGGGCCGCTGACGTTAAACAGACGTGGAATTTTGCTCAAGCGATGAAGAGAAGCGGCGAAATTTGCATCACGACCAACAAGTGCGCCCGAACGTTCATGGGCATTTGCATCCCATCCTCGTCCTAA